The Pelodiscus sinensis isolate JC-2024 chromosome 4, ASM4963464v1, whole genome shotgun sequence genomic sequence TTCAACATGACTTTGCTTCCCACATCAGCAGAATGCTATTCAGAAGATAACAGATTTCTTTTTCATTACAGTATATTTGAACATAACTATGAGCTACAAAGACTTAGGGATTCATCTTGCCACAAACAGATCCCTTAAGTCCCATTGGCCTCAATGGGAAGCTGTTCAGTGTCCCTCAGGAGCAGGCCCTACAGAAGAGAACTGGGATGTATCACTTCACGTTTTGAAAGATCAATGATGAGAATGAATAATCAGGGGGACTTTTATTTTCCATGTAAACTCATATTAGACAATGGCTatttgaaagaactgggcttcctCACCTTTGTAATGATACTATGGTGGATACTGAAAtgccatttcaaaatgtttttagaCATTGGTCTATGTTCTCCACAGCTGGCGTAGAGAGGTATAAACTGCAGCTCCCTGTACTAGCAAGGCTTGCTGTGATCTTGGAAGGATTCGTTCCATACGGCAGAGGGCACGTGATGTTACCCATATTGCCCACCCTCAAATGCTACTCCAGGGACAAGTAGGTGAAATCTTgtccccattaaagtcaataacaaagttccccttgacttcagtggagtcaggaTTGCATTCAGCAGCTTTATGTTGCAAAGAGAGGCAACCACTGGATAGGAATATTCAGAATCAGGACATCTCCCAGTCACATCATTTCCCAGATCAGTATGCTCCTCCAACTGGGGGGAAGGCAACTTTCTCCTAGTGAACTTTGAGGTACTGGAGGCCCTAAGCCAGGATTTGTCATAAACCAACTTCATAGTGTTGGGAATTATGAGGAAAATTTTCCCTGGGGTAAATTATCTAATTGCTGTCTACCACAGGGTTtcctgcaccttcctctgatgcAGCTGGCCCTGGCTACTGTCAGGATACTAGACTAGACCACTGTTCTGATCCAGTGTGATGATTTCTCAAGGATGAATGCACCCCATTTATTTCCTGAttggtttggggcaggggagaattTAGAGGGGTCACAAACATTTTGCAAGGTCAAAGTGTGTTAAGTAGAGAAACATTAACTTTAAAGTAACTATCTCCACTAGTCATTCATTCTTCTCTTATTAGAAAGGAGGTTTCTATGTATAGCACCTAACAGGTATCTTCAGGCCTAGAACAGGAAAAATCAACAGAGATGATGAGTGCAAAGTGCTGATGATTATTGGCCATGTTAGATGCCCAGTTCCTTGCCCATTTTGTTGAGGGCATCATTGATGATATCCAGGTCATGACGCAGCTCATTCACCATGCTGGCGATGCTCTTGGTGTCTTTTAGGATCTGCATGCTTTGTGTGTAAGGGTTGTACTTTACTCCAAATGGGCGCTTGATTGTTTTTGCAAACTCTCTGTTGAAACAAAAAAGAGAGCGTTTCAGATTAAATCAGTTCAAAGCCAAATGTGTCCCTGAGCTAATCACCATGCTTTGtccaagccctggtctacactagggagttatttcgaagtaacaactccccttatttcaaaataacaagtggaacatccacacttccaagcctgttattttgaaataaagggctggttatttcaaaataacaactcttgttttccatgaggaataatgcttatttcaaaatagttgtttcaaaatagcggttgtgtggacgctccactgcaactatttcaaaataactactctctggcatcattcaaagtaattacttcccagtgcttcctggggctctaagtcaaggtagcacatccacattaagagagcctgcctcagactaattttgaagcttccctatagtgtgaacaagctatttcaaaatagttattttgggagttattatttcaaatttagttattttaaaataatttcctagtgtagacatgccctgggagcAGACAGCATCAGTACCCCATTAGTTAAACTATGTTTCTGCTCCAAAATTCCTACCTCATATAGAATGTTTTTGTCagtagatttcaaagcactttataaaagaGGTCAGCAttcttattcccattttacagaaggaaaAACTGGGGCACATTGCAGAAAAGTGACTTGTCCGTGGTCACCCAGAAtgtcagtgacagagccagaattGAACTCCAGTCTCCAGAGTCCTAGTCGAGCACCCTGTCTAGTGGGCAACAACTTTTCACATGCTTTGGTTAAACTGGACCAAATTGCATAAGCACTTGCTAAAAATAGATCTTCAATAACTCATCTACTTTGTCACTACATTATATCACTGGAGAAATTATTAGCTACATTCTGCACTTATATTACTGTTTTCTGTGTGGGTTCagaataattccactgaagttaatggtatAACACATATAAAACCAGTGTAAGGGAGATGAGAATCAGGCCTTTTGAAATCAGCTGACTTACTTTagatttacattggtgtaactgaAAGCAGTATTTCACCTGCTGTTTAGAGCAGATATCACTTTCATCAactatggctacactgccctttcttgtgcaagaaaatatgcaaatgaggtgaagtggtgaatatcgctgtgcctcgtttgcatacttaatgagtttccatttttgcacaaggggcttttgtgcaaaaaggagccatctacacagctccttttaacacaaaaaaaccccactcttgcacaagagccattctgcagCTTTTTTTTCAGGTTAGCCAATCTGGGTACAATCCCATCTGGTGCCCATGTGTACTCAGGTGGCTGGTCCGAGTCACAACTCCGTCTATGCTATGACAGatgcactgctatttttaggtGCTATCCCAGGCAGAATAGTTTGGGTAAATATACTCAAACTGGGACTCACACTTCCCAGCTCATAGCAGAGGTGCACAGTCTGAGCACGTTACACCTGTGCTCCTCACTATATTAACTACCACATGATTTTCTGTGTTAGGTTAAAAACAACAGTTTGAACTGTCAACACCAATATTGTTTGGAACTTAGCTACTTTAGAAACTATTTATTTTATCATGTCCCATCTTGTGACATTTTCCTCTGTATGGAGAGCCAAGAAAAGCCTTATGCAAAATTATGTCCTCCTTAAGCCCACAAAATGGAACTCAGAGGGTGTTTGGGCCTTGTGCTGTTCCTCTACACAGGGGAGAATTCCACCCCATTATGACAGCTGAGATCAGCAAGATGCTTTTGCTGGCAGAACCCAAATGGTACACTCATTCTCAATGGAGGCTCCCTGACAGTGATACTTAGTCTATCAGACCTCAGGCCTGTTCGCTTTCAGAGCTTGGTTCCAAACTAATCTTTATGGCCCTACTTTTACTAGATGGCTCTAAACTAAAGCTTtgtcttttattttttctcttcctcAGATTTTTCCCATTAGAGGGATAGATAACAGGGACAGAAATAACATTGTTGCCCTGTGGGGGCATTTATAGACATGTTTTCTGTTATGTGTGATGTGTTCAGATACCACATCagttaattaataataataatacagggGAGAAAGGAAATCTTGAATAGCTGCTTTCCAGCCAAATGGAAGCTAAAAACCCAGCATGATGATTAAAaagtaaaggatttttttttttctggcacatACATTAGAATAAACCTGGCTTAGTAAGAACCAAGATTAAACAAGTTATACCTCATCTTTTCCTTTGCTTCTTCAAAACTTTCAGAAACAAAGTAGACATCCTGGAAAGTTGTGATGATGCATTCTTGCTTGCAGGTCACCTTTGGATCGAAGGGCTTGACTTTGGCATTGCCAGAAAGAGCATGCTGGTAGTagacaaaaaatgaaataaagataTTAATATTATCACGTCATAATAGTATCAGCACCAAAAGAGTCCAAAGGAAAAAACAGAGGATATAAACAGTGTGTTAAAGAGGATGAAATGATACCATAAATTAAATCTCTGTACAACATAATCTTTTATTTAAGAATTCTATCTGCAGATTAGTATCAGCTAACCCATAGGAAACTGGACACCCTCAAAAAGTACTGTCCCCCTTACAAGTAGTATCTTGTTATGTGAGTATGTCAACATACTTGAACTCTGAAGCCAGCATTACTGAAAACAATAGCAACAGAATCTAGTCTGGCAAGCACAGCCTTATGCTTAACACACATCTATTTAGGATTTAGATTCTAAGAAATGCAGGGAGCCTTCAACTCCATCAAAAACCACTGGGAGCAATAGGGCTCAGCACACACCAAAAAAACACAATTTCCAATTATTAGTTCCATGCTTTTTCACTTATTCAGAATCAACCCTAGAGGAgcaagatttttaaaggtatttaggtgccaaattcccactgaattaaTACCgttaaatgcctttaaaaatctggctgtAGGAGTTTTCAGAATAAATGCTACCTAAATATATGCTGCTTCAATTCACACTTTCTAAATTAAAATTTATAATTCACATTTTCTAATGGTGATAGCTACTCAGTCCACCCAATATTTTGGCAAAACTACCAAAAAAATCAGGCGAGAATGAAGAAAGGCGGCAGAAAACAGGGGAATGTTTTCCTCTTCTTACCTTGAGCTCACTGATGGAAGAAAGTAAACCAGCCCCATAGACTCTTAGCTGTCCCTCTTGCTTACACAAACCAAACTCCACAGTGAAGAAGTAGCACTGATAcagaagggaaacaaaaaaagaattaaaatggtGGAAGGTGGGGACGAATCGGTCTTCAACACAGATGCAACAAATGGTGCTGCAGATTTTGAGAGTCAAGCAAACTAAATGAAAGGTTATCAAGCAGTGTGTAACAACCCCCAAAGGTGTCTTGAACAAATGTCAGAGGGTCCCAACTACCAGTTTTTCCCATTTTGCTAAATGAAAGTTGGACCAGAATGAGAAAGATAAAGGATCATTGAGCTGGATAGCTCTGAGAAGTGATGGTGCTACTATTCCACACCCCAGGCTCACTTTATCACAGATATGGTTGATCTCaacagaagcactgagctctAATCCTGCCATACAAATGCACTGAGCCATCCATTGAATTGGTCACGAGGCAGCTTAACAGAAGCACAGGAAgtgactgtatttttttttaaactgataaaTGAGATCAGTCAGAGCTGTGGAAATTATTGTAGAAATTACTGACTTATCACCCCAGAATTAGAAAGACTTGGAGTTAGAAGACACAGACCTTGGGTTCTCAATCTGGAGGTTATGATCCTCAGAGACCCTTACTTTATGGCTAGATGGAGAATAGCATTCACTGCATATCACATCTGTTCTATCATGGAGTTACAGCAAATAAAAGGTTTAGAGCTACTGACATGGACAAGAGTGAATGATTTGCTTCTGCTGATAATGAATGATAAATCTTCCAGTTACTTCAAGGGGAGTGAGATCAACCCTGTAAAATTCTGTGACATTCAAGTAGGATTATCACCAGCAGAGACTGGGACACTTACTGTTGCCAGTTTTTGAACAGCCTCATCTGATGCCCCAAGTGATGCCAGACCAATCTCCTGGGAGAACTGAGCAAAACTGGGTTCAGCCAACAGCGGAACATGACCAAGGAGCTCGTGACAGGTGTCactgaaaaagaaacaaagaagaaGCTGTAAGGTGATATTCTTTCTTGCTGAGGGAGTGAAAAACCAGCACCATCCAATGAATACAACTGTCTCAGAAGAACATTCTTTGGAACACTGAAAAATTATGTAATATCAAAATGGCAGAAAAACATTTCTCTTATTAGATTGCATCATATTAACACTATACAAATAAAAGCCCCAAATTTTCCAACCTGGATGCCTAAAGTTAAGCTCCCATACCCATATAGGAGGAggatatagagcaggggtgggcaataattttttgcaggggccacttcagaaatttttgaagtggccccaggccacaccagaaggggcagggccaggatacttccctgcctccccactcACAGACCACTCTCAGTGCctttaccccctccccccgccagaaGTTCCCCTTAGGCACCCAGGCCCGTCAGTGGGACGAGACTTTGCtcactcccccttctgcccccaggccaattaggacttGGGGgtgaggagcatgtgaagtctccttccaTCCTTCCAGGAACACCTGGAAGtgctgcacactccttgcagggtgggggcagggcagaggaaaccttGCACACTCCTACACCCCCAGGCATATCGGGGGGTGAGGAGGCAcgcaaagtctcttcccaccctgccagaagCGTGCAGCTCCTGGCAGGACAGTATTAGGCCAATactgggcacttttgaaaacctcTTCTCTAAGAAAGCGTTGCCTGGTTTGCAGGTGCTCTGTGCATCCAAAAACCTCATTAACATCAGTGAGAGCTGCACACACTCAATATTTCTGAGCCATTCTTATTTAGGAGCTTCACTTTAGGAACTCAGGTTTAAAAACCTTGTCTGTAAACTATAGTTTTGTGCATATATTTGACTTCTCCCCAGAAATAAAATAACTTACGGCTCTGGGGTGTAGAGAGGTTCCGAGCTGTGCCTAATATACTGAGTGCAGTGAAAAACTCTGAATGCTAAGCCTGCCAAGAAATCTCTGGGTGACAAATATCCAGCAACTGGGCGGACGGTGAAACCCGTGCGCTCTGAAAAGCAATAGATAAATCATAGATCAATGTGTTGTACAATTTTATAATGTTCAAAACTGTGATTCTGCTCTAATTGCTTGGGTAAGTACCACAGCATGGCTTTGCTCAAGGCCAAGGATGAAAAGTAGAGGTGAACCAGGATTAAAATTCCCACATTTTGAAAATTACCCAGATATtggatatgtttacactacagagttttgtcagaaaaacgccCACagttgcattcttccacaagaaagcagaaagaacagaggggtttttccgacattggtaatcttcattctatgaggaagaatcttTTTTGCAATCTTTTTtgtatggacagggaagaaggagttatttttgaagaagaggaaagaggtaaaagcacaggtactctggtggccactccatcaaCAGCAATCGCATCTTACATATGAGAGAgtatccattcagtctggacatgctctttcgaaaaagcagaacgctttttcaatgcactttagcagtgtggacgctctttttcggaagaggtttttccgaaagaTGTCTTccgaaaaaaagcttcttttgaaagaagcctgtggtctagatgtagccattgacAACATACTCTGACTTTGTGTGTTTCCTACTCTTTTACCCTAGCCAGTCCGTGTCCGTATAGCATGTGGTCTCACTGTGTAATgattcctttctctttctcttttaatTCATTGTATTGTGTTCAGAACTACAGAGCACTCACTTTCATAGACTCAAACCTTTTAAAGCCAGGAAGGACCATTATGATCCTCTAATCTGAGCTCCTGTACAATGCAGATCACAGAATTTCTCCAGATGATTCCTGCATGGAGTCTGTAACATCTGACCAAGCTAGAAACAACTAGTTTCAATTTAAGGATTTCAtacaagacagaagcagactgtgagggactccaagaagatctcaccaaactgagtgattgggcaacaaaatggcaaatgaaatttaatgtggataagtgtaaagtaatgcacatcgggaaaaataaccccaactatacgtacagtatgatgggggctaatttggctacgacaaatcaggaaagagatcttggagttatcgtagacagttctctgaaaactttcacacagtgtgcagcggcggtcaaaaaggcaaataggatgctaggaattattaggaaagggatagaaaataagacccagaatatcttactgcttctgtataaaactatggtacgcccacatcctgaatactgtgtacagatgtggtctcctcacctcaaaaaagatattttggccttggaaagggttcagaaaagggcaactaaaatgattaggggtttggaacgggtcccatatgaggagaggctaaagagactgggacttttcagtttagaaaagaggagactgaggggggatataatagaggtctataaaatcatgagtggtgtggagagggctgataaagaaaagttatttattagttcccataatagaagaactagaggacaccaaatgaaattaatgggtagcaggtttaaaactaataaaaggaagttcttcttcacacagcgtgttgtcaacctgtggaactccttgccagaggaggctgtgaaggctaggactataatagagtttaaagagaagctggataaattcatggaggttaggtccataaaaggctattagccaggggataaaatggtgtccttggcctctgtttgtcaggggctggagagggatggcaggagacaaatcgcttgatcattgtcttcggtccaccctctctggggcacctggtgctggccactgtgggtagacaggatactgggctagatggacctttggtctgacccagtacggccgttcttatgttcttatacaatAGAAAACCCACCATCTCTCTCCCTTTTGGAGAGAGAATCTTTTCTTGGAgcagatatttattttaaaactgaactCTGTGCTTCTTATAAGTgcaacatgcccccccccccaaagctgccactgacatcagtggcTGTAGAAGTCCTTTTATAGTGTTGTGTGGCACAGAATAAGATAATAAATACCCATGGTATTGTTTTAGGCACAAAAGGGCATAAGAGTGCCCTTAAAATGAATGCAATAGAAAAATTTAATATTATCTATAAAGTTACATAATGTTTGTCTGCCTTCCCCCGATGTGCATGTGTACCTCtgccccatattgactggatcatGGGAATTGCTCAAATCACCATGTCGTAACTAAATACTGTTTATAATCCATAGCACCAATATGGAGTGAGAGAGGCAGCGAGCATGCTACTGTCTAGTGACTCTGCTTTACAGAGGGCATAGGGCAGATTTTTGAAGTTTTATAGATGCCTGAAGATCCAGATAGGCATCAAAGGGGATTTTCGAAGGCACCTAGGTATTTAGCTCCCATTGCTACAGCAGAAAATTTAGAAGATTACCTTTCAGGAAGCGTGATATATCTTCCAGCTGGGGGATGTTGTCTTCTCTGTATCCACAGTATTTGGTGAGTAAGGGTAAGTTTTTAAGGTACTCTCTGCAGGCATGAGTTGGATAGAGCTTGTTGAGCTCTCGGAATACAGTGCGCCAAGTCTTGATCTCCTCCTCGGTGAATTCAATCTTGGGGATTGGGTCACcactagacagacagacagacagacagacagacagacagaaagaaagaaagaaagaaagaaagaaagaaagaaagaaagaaagaaagaaagaaagaaagaaagaaagaaagaaagaaagaaagaaagattaatTCATGGCTCAGACAGCTCTGAATGACTCATTTATCTAGTATTGTTATTATATAACATTTATATTGCTGTGCCATCCAGTTAGGCacagtctaagggtgtgtctagactacatgcctccttcgacggaggcatgtagattagccagatcggaagagggaaatgaagccgcgattaaaataatcgcggcttcatttaaatttaaatggctgccccgatctgccgatcagctgtttgtcggcagatcggggcagtctggacgcgacgcgctgacaaagaagcctttcttcatcggcacaggtaaacctggtttcacgagacatacctgtgccgatgaagaaaggcttctttgttggcgcgtcgcgtccagactgccccgatctgccgacaaacagctgatcggcagatcggggcagccatttaaatttaaatgaagccgcgattattttaatcgcggcttcatttccctcttccgatctggctaatctacatgcctccgtcgaaggaggcatgtagtctagacacaccctaagagggtTTGAttcaattcccactgaagtcaatcaaTGAGAATCTTTTCACTGAGATAAATGGAATTGGTTCAGATGCTCATGCCCCACCTTGCAAAGAGCTCTATGTGTGTTTGACATTGGGAATAATTGTTAAACCCTTaaataaatctttgcaggatcagggactAAGAATGTAATTTTTCCCTAAACCTGTGTATAACGAATCTTCATTACCTTTTCAGTTTCttcaaggaaaaagaaaaaagaatgagcTCAATTAACATTATGATAAATCTGAGTAATTAAATGTGCATTTACCATGTGAAAATCATGATtctctagaaaaaaaaaaccatgaccaTCTGTCAAAATGTAGTAACCCTAGCCTATCACCTCACATTACCATTTTGGATTTTGATTAAACTGGACTATTGTGAGGACTAGAATCAAACCCATTGAAGGCAATAGGAATCATTCTACCAGTTGTAATTTCAGGGCCTGCGTACAAAACATAAGAAATTAACCTCCCAAAGATAACTGTGTCAACATAACAATGCTGCAAACTATTGGTTTGATATTGGTCTTGCTGGTTCCATTGGTGTATGCCGCTGCCATTACGGTTTTGTTTCTCTGTGCACTTCTAAACTGTAGCCAATGAAATAGAAACTGCACTGTTTACGACCAGAAACTGGAATAATGACTGTTTTCTTGTTTCATTTATATTTATTGCCCAGCAGGCTACATTCTGACCTCAATGTCTTTTGCACCATTCAAGGTGATCCAGATATGTCCTAACAGGGAAATCATGAAGCTGGTATAGCCATCTGTGTACTCTGTGTTCCTCACTCTCCATTACAGGTGTATTCCTAAACAAGGTGGGTAGTGATGATGAGTGAGAGAAAGTTCAATCAGAATGCACTGTAGTCTAGTTATTCTCAGCTGGTGGAGCcatctctatggctgtgtccagactcaggggttttttcgaaaaaagtagccttttttcgaaaaaacttcacctgcgtctagactgcagccgcgttctttcgaaattaaatcgaaagaacgcggcttttctttcgacggcggtaaacctcattgcacgaggaagaacgccttctttcgaaagttcctctttcgaaagaaggcgttcttgaatgtaaatagggcttcttcgaaagagagcatccagactcactgggtgctttctttcgaaaaagcaagccgctttttcgaaagttccgcgtgcagtctagatgctctctttcgaaagatactctttcgaaagtatctttcgaaagagcctctttcgaaagaggcttgcagtctagacatagcctatgggacCATCCTAGCTGGAAACCTTTGAATTAGAATTTGATCCTCAGATCAATTAGAGATCCTAGGAGTTGTAAGGTGGCTTGGATCAACCTTTGTATTCCTCTTACTTGGGTTCCTATACCAAACACAGCTCAGCTAGACCTGAACAGCTGGCCTAGTAAATGTGCACTACACTAATTTTGTCCACCTCATTATTCCAAAGCAGGAAACTTGTTTTGCAAGGAGTCATACTTACTGTTTGTAGTTCATAGCTAGGTCGGCAAAATACTTGCGCCTCTTACGGTAGACATTGTCTTTGAAACCCTGTGTGTGGACAAAAATACATATTTCCATCTATGTAATTAATAAGCCTGTTAACTAAGTATTGTAAAAGCATGTTCTGTGAAAATAAATAGTCAAAATAGGAACCTGTTGGCTGATGTcgtctttgaaataaataaatcccCCAATTTAAAACAGAAATCAGAAACTTCATGCACATAATTCTTGATGTCTCTATTCTATAGATAGGGATTCCTTTTTCAAAGTTTTGCTTACAGTCAATTGATTATTTAATGGATTGGGCTGAATCTGAGAAATTGTACCCAGTTTAATTTGTTTGCCTCATTTACACCGTTACTTTAGGAGGGAAATAACTCTAGTTCAAATTGCATTCCTTTTGTCTGTGAGTATCCATGGCTCAACCTTGCAGTTGCTACCAAGGCAAAACCCCTTTCAAAGCTTACAGAACTGAGGTCAATGAGAGCAATGCCTGAGCCAGGACACCAGGAATAAGTCCCAGAGATACACTAAAACCACAGAGCCACTCTTATAGGGCAAAAACTGATCTGTCTTCAATCATTGTTGCAAATAGCAGGGAAACTACTTACTGGATGGTCGGCATCCAATTCAGATCCATACATCAAAACACGGTTCGCACATTTATCCAAATCTGAGATCTTCTTAGGAAACCAGGGAATATTCTCCATGTCTAAGAAATTAATGAAATCCAGAAAGTTATTAATAAAATTCAGTGGGTTAAAAGAGGAAACGTCTGTTTCAAGTTTAGGTGTGGCAGCGATGGCAGCAAAATCAAGAAGGCAACTAAGGGGATGAGGAAGTCTTCTGACTATCTGGCACCAGCACAAAATCTAACACTTCCTCCTGTGTCACCAAAACACTCTGCTTGAAGACCATCATGGCATAAAAAAT encodes the following:
- the TPH1 gene encoding tryptophan 5-hydroxylase 1 isoform X1, with protein sequence MFSSRVEGARRGRSFDSMNASFEENQLNELNKSNYTMIEDNKENKDNSTGRGRAAVIFSLKNEVGGLVKALKLFQEKHVNLMHIESRKSRRRNSEFEIFVDCDSNVEQLNEIFHLLKSHVNIVSENPTDNITMQEDDMENIPWFPKKISDLDKCANRVLMYGSELDADHPGFKDNVYRKRRKYFADLAMNYKHGDPIPKIEFTEEEIKTWRTVFRELNKLYPTHACREYLKNLPLLTKYCGYREDNIPQLEDISRFLKERTGFTVRPVAGYLSPRDFLAGLAFRVFHCTQYIRHSSEPLYTPEPDTCHELLGHVPLLAEPSFAQFSQEIGLASLGASDEAVQKLATCYFFTVEFGLCKQEGQLRVYGAGLLSSISELKHALSGNAKVKPFDPKVTCKQECIITTFQDVYFVSESFEEAKEKMREFAKTIKRPFGVKYNPYTQSMQILKDTKSIASMVNELRHDLDIINDALNKMGKELGI
- the TPH1 gene encoding tryptophan 5-hydroxylase 1 isoform X2, with the protein product MIEDNKENKDNSTGRGRAAVIFSLKNEVGGLVKALKLFQEKHVNLMHIESRKSRRRNSEFEIFVDCDSNVEQLNEIFHLLKSHVNIVSENPTDNITMQEDDMENIPWFPKKISDLDKCANRVLMYGSELDADHPGFKDNVYRKRRKYFADLAMNYKHGDPIPKIEFTEEEIKTWRTVFRELNKLYPTHACREYLKNLPLLTKYCGYREDNIPQLEDISRFLKERTGFTVRPVAGYLSPRDFLAGLAFRVFHCTQYIRHSSEPLYTPEPDTCHELLGHVPLLAEPSFAQFSQEIGLASLGASDEAVQKLATCYFFTVEFGLCKQEGQLRVYGAGLLSSISELKHALSGNAKVKPFDPKVTCKQECIITTFQDVYFVSESFEEAKEKMREFAKTIKRPFGVKYNPYTQSMQILKDTKSIASMVNELRHDLDIINDALNKMGKELGI